The following are from one region of the Thiocapsa rosea genome:
- a CDS encoding AAA family ATPase, with translation MITIVGSLKGGSGKSTLTFNLGVWLSMAGVKVQLIDADPQATLTDVIDVRKEEGFDPVLKAYDKRALTPEQLKAADETLIDVGTSDMESLRTALARCDRVVVPVPPSQADIWSTQRFIQLIASVERETPPDIIGFINRGDTHHAVRETNEAAAALVSLPGIRFIKPRLSQRTVFRRSFSEGLAVFELESRGKAAREFLGLAATLYPHLVS, from the coding sequence ATGATCACGATCGTCGGAAGTCTTAAGGGCGGTTCGGGCAAGAGCACCTTGACCTTTAATCTCGGGGTGTGGCTCTCGATGGCGGGGGTGAAGGTCCAACTGATCGACGCGGACCCTCAGGCGACCCTGACCGACGTCATCGACGTGCGCAAGGAAGAGGGGTTCGATCCTGTCCTGAAGGCGTACGACAAGCGCGCCCTGACCCCCGAGCAATTGAAAGCCGCCGACGAGACCCTGATCGACGTCGGGACCTCGGACATGGAGAGCCTGCGCACCGCGCTTGCGCGGTGCGACCGCGTCGTCGTGCCGGTCCCGCCGTCGCAGGCCGATATCTGGTCGACCCAGCGTTTCATCCAACTGATTGCCTCGGTCGAACGGGAGACGCCTCCCGACATCATCGGGTTCATCAATCGGGGCGACACCCACCACGCGGTTCGCGAGACCAACGAGGCTGCCGCCGCGCTGGTCTCGCTCCCGGGTATCCGCTTCATCAAGCCGAGGCTGTCGCAACGCACCGTCTTTCGGCGCTCGTTCAGCGAGGGCTTGGCGGTGTTCGAGCTGGAGTCCCGCGGCAAGGCGGCGCGGGAGTTTCTCG